One genomic window of Desulfuromonas sp. AOP6 includes the following:
- a CDS encoding BCCT family transporter yields the protein MDEKGEEKGWFHLDVHPWVFFTSAGLIVLFVALTLIFGANVDDFFASLQSFIGTYAGWFFVWTMNIILVYVVSLLLGRFSGIRLGGAEAVPEFTTLGWFSMLFSAGMGIGLLFYGVAEPMFHFIASPLVEPGTAEAARVGMDLTFLHWGLHPWAIYSIVGLSLAFFAFNKGLPLSIRSVFYPLFGERIYGPIGNIIDIMATVATLFGVATSLGLGVQQVNAGLNHLFGIPQSVTVQVMLIAGITAVATWSVVRGINSGIKLLSEINVYLAGGLMLFVLLLGPTLFIMKALMENIGFYLQNLPQLATWNETYEATDWQQAWTIFYWGWWISWSPFVGMFIARVSYGRTVGEFIKGVLLIPTFITFIWITVFGNSAINIEMFGAGDIGKAVQENVPVSLFKLLEHYPLQSVTSMLAIVVVITFFVTSSDSGSLVIDIITAGGNPEPPLMQRVFWAILEGVVAAVLLFGGGLVALQTAAIATGLPFSVILLGMCVALHKGLAEYKEGQSFELSIDGARTREFRTRPTAKLPTFGRRRFW from the coding sequence ATGGACGAAAAAGGGGAGGAAAAAGGCTGGTTTCACCTGGATGTTCACCCGTGGGTGTTTTTCACCTCGGCCGGGCTGATCGTGCTTTTTGTCGCCCTGACTCTCATTTTTGGGGCCAACGTGGACGACTTTTTTGCCAGTCTGCAGTCCTTCATCGGCACCTATGCCGGCTGGTTTTTTGTCTGGACCATGAACATCATCCTGGTCTATGTCGTCTCTCTGCTCCTTGGGCGCTTCTCCGGCATTCGCCTCGGAGGGGCCGAGGCGGTTCCCGAGTTCACTACCCTGGGCTGGTTTTCCATGCTCTTTTCTGCCGGGATGGGGATCGGTCTGCTCTTTTACGGGGTGGCCGAACCGATGTTCCATTTCATCGCCTCGCCCCTGGTGGAACCGGGGACGGCCGAGGCGGCCCGGGTCGGTATGGACCTGACCTTTCTCCACTGGGGGCTCCATCCCTGGGCCATTTACTCCATTGTCGGCCTGTCTCTGGCCTTTTTCGCCTTCAATAAGGGGCTGCCCCTGTCGATCCGTTCGGTCTTCTACCCTCTCTTCGGGGAGCGCATCTACGGACCGATCGGCAATATCATCGATATCATGGCCACCGTGGCGACCCTGTTCGGTGTCGCCACCTCCCTCGGCCTGGGAGTCCAGCAGGTCAACGCCGGCCTCAATCATCTCTTCGGCATTCCCCAGTCCGTCACGGTGCAGGTGATGCTCATTGCCGGCATCACCGCCGTAGCTACCTGGTCCGTTGTGCGCGGCATCAATAGCGGCATCAAGCTGCTCAGCGAGATTAACGTCTATCTCGCCGGTGGTCTGATGCTCTTTGTCCTGCTGCTGGGTCCGACCTTGTTCATCATGAAAGCGCTGATGGAGAATATCGGGTTCTATCTGCAGAATCTGCCCCAATTGGCCACCTGGAACGAAACCTATGAGGCGACGGACTGGCAGCAGGCCTGGACGATTTTCTACTGGGGCTGGTGGATTTCCTGGTCGCCTTTTGTCGGCATGTTCATCGCGCGGGTTTCCTACGGCCGGACCGTAGGTGAGTTCATCAAGGGAGTTCTGCTGATACCGACTTTCATCACTTTTATCTGGATCACAGTCTTCGGCAACAGCGCCATCAATATCGAGATGTTCGGCGCGGGCGATATCGGAAAGGCGGTCCAGGAGAATGTACCGGTCTCCCTCTTTAAGCTGTTGGAACACTATCCCTTGCAGTCGGTGACTTCCATGCTGGCCATCGTCGTTGTCATCACCTTTTTTGTCACCTCCTCCGATTCAGGCTCCCTGGTGATCGATATCATCACGGCGGGAGGCAATCCTGAACCGCCGCTCATGCAGCGTGTATTCTGGGCGATCCTCGAAGGCGTGGTGGCGGCGGTGCTCCTCTTCGGTGGCGGTCTGGTGGCTCTGCAGACGGCGGCCATTGCCACCGGGCTCCCCTTTTCCGTTATCCTGCTGGGCATGTGTGTGGCCCTGCACAAAGGTCTTGCCGAATACAAGGAAGGCCAATCGTTCGAACTGTCCATTGATGGGGCGCGAACGCGGGAGTTCAGGACCAGGCCAACGGCCAAGCTGCCTACCTTTGGCCGGCGACGCTTCTGGTAG
- a CDS encoding TetR/AcrR family transcriptional regulator: MTKTDKREEIVRAALELIAERGYHGTPMALIAEQAKVGAGTIYRYFANKDVLITELYQEVENRVNPVITAGYDVNQPFRERFFHLLKALLKYFTENPLDFRYVEQFHNSPYGVAFRRERLLVRRQERDVCLHLFDEGVSKKLLKDLPLSILLALAFGPILSVARDHVLGFLPLDDRLSTKRSRPVGMR; this comes from the coding sequence ATGACCAAGACAGACAAACGGGAAGAGATCGTCAGGGCCGCCCTTGAGCTGATCGCCGAGCGGGGATACCACGGCACGCCCATGGCCCTCATCGCCGAGCAGGCCAAGGTGGGGGCCGGCACGATCTATCGTTATTTTGCGAACAAGGATGTGTTGATCACCGAACTTTATCAGGAAGTGGAAAACCGCGTCAATCCGGTTATCACCGCCGGTTATGACGTGAACCAGCCTTTCCGGGAACGTTTTTTCCACCTGCTCAAGGCTCTGCTGAAATATTTTACCGAAAACCCCCTTGATTTCCGCTACGTGGAACAGTTTCACAACTCCCCCTATGGGGTTGCCTTTCGTCGGGAACGGCTGTTGGTGCGCCGGCAGGAGCGGGATGTCTGCCTGCATCTCTTTGACGAAGGCGTCTCAAAAAAGCTGCTGAAAGACCTGCCGCTGTCCATCCTGCTGGCCCTGGCTTTCGGCCCCATTCTGTCTGTGGCCCGCGACCATGTGCTTGGGTTTTTACCGTTGGACGACCGGTTATCGACGAAACGATCAAGGCCTGTTGGGATGCGGTGA
- a CDS encoding YqaE/Pmp3 family membrane protein, protein MDLVRILIAILLPPLGVFLQVGIGAQFWINILLTLLGYIPGIVHAVWIIAKR, encoded by the coding sequence ATGGATCTCGTACGCATTCTCATCGCGATTCTGCTGCCTCCCCTCGGGGTCTTTCTGCAGGTGGGCATCGGGGCCCAATTCTGGATCAATATCCTGCTGACCCTGCTCGGCTATATCCCCGGCATCGTGCATGCCGTCTGGATCATCGCCAAACGCTAG
- a CDS encoding YqaA family protein, whose amino-acid sequence MVLSCLMLFAASFLAATILPFSSEVILFALLREGYPPFVLLATATLGNTLGSFANYGLGRWLLHYRDRRWFYFSGEQIDKGQRWFQHYGFWVLLLAWLPVVGDALTLVAGVMKVRVWLFLLLVAIGKGLRYLTILGLSSWWPL is encoded by the coding sequence ATGGTCCTGTCCTGCCTGATGCTCTTTGCCGCCTCTTTTCTGGCGGCGACCATTCTGCCTTTTTCCTCTGAGGTGATCCTCTTCGCTCTGCTGCGCGAAGGCTATCCGCCCTTTGTGCTACTGGCGACGGCGACCCTGGGCAATACCCTGGGTTCCTTCGCCAACTATGGGCTGGGGCGCTGGCTCCTGCACTACCGTGACCGCCGCTGGTTCTATTTCAGCGGCGAGCAGATCGACAAGGGCCAGCGCTGGTTTCAGCACTATGGTTTCTGGGTGTTGCTGCTGGCCTGGCTGCCGGTGGTGGGGGACGCTCTGACCCTGGTGGCCGGCGTCATGAAGGTGCGCGTCTGGCTGTTTCTGCTGCTGGTGGCCATCGGCAAGGGGCTGCGTTACCTGACCATCCTAGGGCTCTCTTCCTGGTGGCCGCTATAA
- the purE gene encoding 5-(carboxyamino)imidazole ribonucleotide mutase encodes MTKAGTASPKDKVLVGILTGSPNDLPKVVKVRDTLDELGIRSEIVVASAHRTPDKVFAYLDRAHAEGVEVLIGCAGVAAHLAGVIAGHTQLPVIGLPLGNGPLSGWDSLLSTVQMPPGVPVATVAIDGSRNAAIMAARILALKYPEIAQGLKDMAAKERARYDQTADEALARLSDKKA; translated from the coding sequence GTGACTAAAGCAGGAACGGCTTCACCCAAGGACAAGGTTCTCGTCGGCATCCTTACCGGCAGTCCCAACGATCTGCCCAAGGTGGTCAAGGTGCGGGACACCCTCGATGAGCTGGGTATTCGCAGCGAAATTGTCGTCGCTTCGGCCCACCGCACCCCCGACAAGGTTTTCGCCTACCTCGACCGCGCCCACGCCGAGGGGGTTGAGGTCCTTATCGGCTGTGCCGGTGTGGCCGCCCACCTGGCCGGCGTGATCGCTGGTCATACCCAGCTGCCGGTCATCGGCTTGCCCCTGGGCAACGGTCCCCTCTCCGGCTGGGACAGCCTCCTCTCTACCGTGCAGATGCCCCCGGGCGTACCGGTGGCGACGGTGGCCATCGATGGTTCCCGTAACGCCGCTATCATGGCGGCCCGTATCCTGGCCCTCAAATATCCCGAAATCGCCCAGGGTCTGAAGGATATGGCAGCAAAGGAACGAGCTCGTTACGATCAGACCGCCGATGAGGCCCTGGCCCGTCTGAGTGACAAAAAAGCCTGA
- a CDS encoding efflux RND transporter permease subunit, whose translation MARFFIDRPIFAWVIAIIIMLAGLLAIKTLPVSQYPSIAPPQISINAVYPGASAQTVQDTVTQIIEQKMNGIDNLIYMASNSDSAGLGTVTLTFKAGTDPNLAQVQVQNKLQLATPLLPEVVQRQGISVVKSTRNFLLIVGLVSEDGSMTRYDLADYAVSNIQDILSRLEGVGEVQLFGSQNAMRIWLNPTKLTNYKLIPADVVTALQAQNAQVSAGQFGGLPAVAGQQLNATITARTLLQTPEQFEAIVLRTNADGSTVRLKDVAEVAIGTENYDILARYKGSPAAGLGIKLAAGANALDTAERIKEKMVELSGFFPQGMKVVYPYDTTPFVKISIEEVVRTLIEAVFLVFVVMFLFLQNIRATLIPTIAVPVVLLGTFGVLAAAGFSINTLTMFAMVLAIGLLVDDAIVVVENVERIMTEEGLPPREATIKSMDQIIGALVGIALVLSAVFVPMAFFSGSTGVIYRQFSITIVSAMALSVLVAVILTPALCATLLKPVAKGHVAADSGWFKGFFRWFNKWFDRSNNMYQSLVGRMLRRTGRFMVIYGLIVVVMAWLFLRMPTAFLPEEDQGIIMVQLQLPAGATQARTMEVIKQVEHHFLEKEGEAIDSLMTVAGFSFAGRGQNMGIAFIRLKDWELRQDPALKAPAIAGRAMGAFSQIKDAMVFAFVPPAVMELGNANGFDFQLQDRGGLGHEKLMAARNQLLGMAMQSPNLVAVRPNGQDDTPQYKLDVDDVRAGALGIPLAQINSLLATAWGSSYVNDFIQNGRVKRVYVQGAPQYRMLPEDIGSWYARNNRGEMVPFSAFSTAHWQYGSPRLERYNGMPSIQIMGQAAPGVSSGEAMSQMEALAAQLPPGIGYEWTGLSYEERLAGAQAPALYAISLLVVFLCLAALYESWAVPFSVMLVVPLGIIGAVVAATSRGYSNDVYFQIAILTTIGLSSKNAILIVEFAKEEMERGMGLVEATLEAVRLRLRPILMTSLAFFFGVLPLALNTGAGSGAQNAMGTAVNGAMVTATVLAIFFVPVFFVTIRRLFKAKPAPTKEGH comes from the coding sequence ATGGCCCGATTTTTCATAGACCGACCCATATTTGCCTGGGTCATAGCAATTATCATCATGCTGGCCGGCCTGCTGGCGATCAAGACGCTGCCGGTTTCGCAGTACCCTTCCATCGCGCCGCCGCAGATATCCATCAACGCCGTCTATCCGGGGGCCTCGGCCCAGACGGTGCAGGACACGGTCACCCAGATCATCGAACAGAAGATGAACGGGATCGACAACCTGATTTACATGGCCTCCAACAGCGACTCGGCCGGCCTGGGCACGGTGACGCTGACCTTCAAGGCCGGCACCGACCCCAATCTGGCCCAGGTGCAGGTCCAGAACAAGCTGCAGCTGGCGACACCCCTGCTGCCCGAAGTGGTCCAGCGCCAGGGCATCTCGGTCGTCAAGTCGACGCGCAACTTTCTGCTGATTGTCGGCCTGGTCTCGGAGGATGGCTCCATGACCCGCTACGACCTCGCCGACTATGCCGTCTCCAATATCCAGGATATTCTCAGCCGCCTCGAAGGGGTCGGCGAGGTGCAGCTCTTCGGTTCCCAGAACGCCATGCGCATCTGGCTCAACCCGACCAAGCTGACCAATTACAAGCTGATCCCGGCAGATGTGGTGACGGCGCTGCAGGCGCAGAACGCCCAGGTATCCGCCGGCCAGTTCGGCGGCTTGCCGGCCGTGGCGGGGCAGCAGCTCAATGCCACCATAACGGCCAGAACCCTTCTGCAGACGCCGGAACAGTTTGAGGCCATTGTGCTGCGGACCAACGCCGACGGCTCGACCGTCCGCCTGAAGGACGTGGCTGAGGTGGCCATCGGCACCGAAAACTACGACATTCTGGCCCGCTACAAAGGGAGCCCGGCCGCCGGACTGGGGATCAAGCTGGCCGCCGGTGCCAATGCCCTCGATACGGCCGAGCGCATCAAAGAGAAGATGGTGGAGCTGTCCGGGTTCTTTCCGCAGGGGATGAAGGTCGTCTATCCCTACGACACCACCCCCTTCGTCAAGATTTCCATCGAAGAGGTGGTGCGCACCCTCATCGAGGCCGTCTTCCTGGTCTTCGTCGTCATGTTTCTCTTTCTGCAGAACATCCGCGCCACCCTCATCCCCACCATCGCCGTGCCGGTGGTGCTGCTCGGCACCTTCGGCGTGCTGGCGGCCGCGGGCTTCTCCATCAATACCCTGACCATGTTCGCCATGGTGCTGGCCATCGGCCTGCTGGTGGACGACGCCATCGTCGTGGTGGAGAACGTCGAGCGCATCATGACGGAGGAGGGCCTGCCGCCGCGGGAAGCGACCATCAAGTCCATGGACCAGATCATCGGCGCCCTGGTTGGCATCGCCCTGGTGCTGTCGGCGGTTTTTGTCCCCATGGCCTTTTTCAGCGGTTCCACCGGGGTTATCTACCGGCAGTTCTCCATCACCATCGTCTCGGCCATGGCTCTGTCGGTGCTGGTGGCAGTCATCCTGACCCCAGCTCTCTGCGCCACCCTGCTAAAACCGGTGGCCAAGGGGCATGTGGCGGCGGACAGCGGCTGGTTCAAGGGTTTCTTCCGCTGGTTCAACAAATGGTTCGACCGCAGCAATAATATGTATCAGTCCCTCGTCGGCCGCATGCTGAGGCGCACCGGACGTTTCATGGTGATCTACGGGCTCATCGTCGTGGTCATGGCCTGGCTCTTTCTGCGTATGCCCACGGCCTTTTTGCCGGAGGAAGACCAGGGCATCATCATGGTGCAGCTGCAGCTGCCGGCGGGAGCCACCCAGGCCAGAACCATGGAAGTGATCAAGCAGGTGGAGCATCATTTTCTTGAAAAAGAGGGAGAAGCGATTGATTCCCTCATGACCGTGGCCGGTTTCAGTTTCGCCGGACGCGGCCAGAATATGGGGATCGCCTTTATCCGCCTGAAAGACTGGGAGCTTCGCCAGGATCCTGCCCTTAAGGCTCCGGCGATTGCCGGGCGGGCCATGGGCGCCTTCAGCCAGATCAAAGATGCCATGGTCTTTGCCTTCGTGCCGCCGGCGGTAATGGAACTGGGCAACGCCAACGGCTTCGACTTTCAGCTGCAGGACCGCGGCGGTCTCGGCCACGAAAAGCTCATGGCGGCCCGCAACCAGCTGCTGGGCATGGCAATGCAGAGTCCCAACCTGGTGGCGGTGCGCCCCAACGGCCAGGACGATACACCCCAGTATAAGCTGGATGTTGATGACGTGCGCGCCGGAGCCCTGGGGATCCCCCTGGCCCAGATCAACAGCCTGCTGGCCACGGCCTGGGGGAGCAGCTATGTCAATGACTTTATCCAGAATGGCCGGGTCAAAAGGGTCTACGTTCAGGGGGCCCCCCAGTATCGCATGCTTCCCGAGGATATCGGTAGCTGGTACGCCCGCAACAATCGCGGCGAGATGGTGCCCTTCTCGGCCTTTTCCACGGCCCATTGGCAGTATGGTTCCCCGCGCCTGGAGCGTTACAACGGGATGCCCTCCATACAGATCATGGGGCAGGCGGCTCCCGGCGTGAGCTCGGGAGAAGCCATGTCCCAGATGGAAGCGCTGGCGGCGCAGCTGCCCCCGGGTATCGGCTACGAATGGACTGGCCTGTCCTACGAGGAAAGACTGGCCGGCGCCCAGGCTCCGGCCCTCTACGCCATCTCCCTGCTGGTGGTCTTTCTCTGTCTGGCGGCTCTCTACGAGAGTTGGGCGGTTCCCTTTTCGGTCATGCTGGTTGTGCCCCTGGGGATCATTGGCGCCGTCGTGGCGGCGACCTCCCGCGGTTACTCCAATGACGTGTATTTCCAGATCGCCATTTTGACCACAATCGGCCTGTCGTCGAAGAATGCCATCCTCATCGTCGAGTTTGCCAAAGAAGAAATGGAACGCGGCATGGGCCTGGTCGAGGCGACCCTGGAAGCTGTCCGCTTGCGCCTGCGTCCCATCCTGATGACCTCGCTGGCCTTCTTCTTCGGCGTGCTCCCGCTGGCCCTCAACACGGGGGCGGGCTCGGGTGCCCAGAACGCCATGGGGACCGCCGTCAACGGCGCCATGGTCACCGCCACGGTGCTGGCGATATTCTTCGTACCGGTCTTTTTCGTCACCATCCGCCGACTTTTCAAGGCCAAGCCTGCACCGACCAAGGAGGGCCACTGA
- a CDS encoding class II SORL domain-containing protein: MGADVKRREFLLTGSTVLAAGLFMGVPSVRAAESEMHVFTAKDPANKSLSEQKHVPVIEVPERLTKGVPFPVTITVGEVIHPMVKEHYIDYVELFVDDKPAGRATLTPGQNAPKVTFFITVEGPATLRAREFCNLHGLWEETRQVTIG, encoded by the coding sequence ATGGGTGCTGATGTGAAGCGACGGGAGTTTCTGCTGACGGGTTCGACGGTTTTGGCTGCTGGTCTTTTCATGGGTGTTCCCAGTGTGCGCGCCGCCGAGTCAGAGATGCATGTCTTCACGGCCAAAGATCCAGCCAACAAATCCTTGTCCGAACAGAAGCATGTGCCGGTAATCGAGGTGCCGGAGCGCCTGACCAAGGGAGTGCCCTTCCCGGTGACGATCACGGTGGGGGAAGTCATCCATCCCATGGTCAAGGAACATTACATCGACTATGTTGAGCTGTTCGTCGACGACAAGCCGGCCGGCAGGGCCACGTTGACGCCAGGCCAGAATGCTCCCAAGGTCACCTTTTTTATCACTGTGGAGGGACCGGCCACCCTCAGGGCCCGTGAGTTCTGTAATCTCCATGGGCTGTGGGAAGAGACCCGGCAGGTAACCATAGGGTAA
- a CDS encoding serine protease yields the protein MLGNVFQKFSGGCMMIFRRQGENVQFLGTAFLVHEDGYLLSVSHILPEEGQLMVVPGDSGSEFVSINQETVTSIPVKVVRRSHERDLALLKMDQDIGIRMPDHFIGTAMSTMTGNSVMALGFAFGHQSLHTLVAMNAVVSGKVLSNNQTRLLLFDSMIHHGDRGGPLVSVEDGLVIGIINGRFDPQEASKEYTDGRNTVETNTNISYAVAIDYGVDLMEKEGLKPH from the coding sequence ATGCTCGGCAATGTGTTCCAGAAATTCAGCGGCGGCTGCATGATGATCTTTCGGCGCCAGGGGGAAAATGTGCAGTTTCTTGGCACGGCCTTTCTGGTTCATGAAGATGGTTATCTTCTGTCGGTTTCCCACATTCTGCCCGAGGAAGGACAACTGATGGTGGTCCCTGGTGATTCGGGCAGCGAGTTCGTTTCCATCAACCAGGAGACGGTGACCTCCATCCCGGTAAAGGTTGTTCGGCGAAGCCACGAGCGAGACCTCGCCCTGCTGAAAATGGACCAAGACATCGGCATCCGCATGCCTGATCATTTTATCGGGACGGCGATGAGCACCATGACTGGCAACAGTGTCATGGCCCTGGGATTCGCCTTCGGTCACCAATCCCTGCATACCCTGGTAGCGATGAACGCTGTGGTGAGCGGCAAGGTGCTCTCCAACAATCAGACGCGGCTTCTTCTTTTCGACAGCATGATCCATCATGGTGATCGGGGCGGTCCTCTGGTAAGTGTAGAAGACGGTCTGGTCATCGGTATCATCAATGGCCGCTTTGATCCCCAGGAAGCCTCCAAGGAGTATACGGACGGGCGAAATACAGTGGAAACGAACACCAATATCTCCTACGCTGTGGCCATCGATTATGGCGTCGACCTGATGGAGAAAGAAGGTCTCAAGCCGCACTGA
- a CDS encoding efflux transporter outer membrane subunit: MHRMAICLLLTVLLLSGCTLAPHYSRPEAPVPTSWAADANLEGDKDPAAPAYAAMSWQDFFVDGNLKELIRLALESNRDLRVTALTIERTRAQYRIQRSELFPGLQAGAGYNRQRVPDTSGFGRVIHLEQYNVSLATTAWEIDFFGRLRSLKKQALQTYLASEEAYRSARLALVSEVARAYLVLAADRERRQLAEETLASYRETLALTQRRYDAGVASELDLRQAQTSVEAARVDRARYDSLVAEGENALRQLVGQEFPPDLLPAAPVTELAAVTEIPAGVPSEVLQQRPDILAAEYQLKAAYANIGAARAAFFPRIALTASAGFGSSELSTLFDDASRAWAFSPRLDLPIFTAGSLRARLQVSKVDREISLARYEGAIQGAFREVADALVRQETIVDQLQAQQALVEATAATYNLSELRYTRGVDSFLSLLDSQRSLYGARQGLVAVRLARLENLVSLYKVLGGGAF, from the coding sequence ATGCATAGAATGGCAATCTGCCTGCTATTGACTGTTTTGCTGCTAAGCGGCTGTACGCTGGCGCCTCATTACAGCCGGCCGGAGGCTCCTGTGCCGACATCCTGGGCCGCTGACGCCAACCTGGAAGGGGATAAAGATCCGGCGGCACCTGCTTATGCAGCCATGTCCTGGCAGGACTTTTTTGTGGATGGAAACCTCAAGGAACTCATCAGGCTGGCCCTGGAAAGCAATCGCGACCTGCGGGTGACGGCTTTGACCATTGAGCGGACCCGCGCCCAATACCGCATCCAGCGTTCCGAGCTCTTCCCTGGCCTGCAGGCCGGGGCCGGCTACAACCGCCAGCGGGTCCCCGATACGTCAGGCTTTGGGCGCGTTATCCATCTGGAGCAGTACAATGTGTCCCTGGCGACGACGGCCTGGGAGATCGACTTTTTCGGGCGCTTACGCAGCCTGAAAAAGCAGGCGCTTCAGACCTATCTGGCCAGCGAAGAAGCCTATCGCAGCGCCCGCCTGGCTCTGGTCTCGGAGGTGGCGAGGGCCTACCTGGTTCTGGCCGCCGACCGGGAACGCCGGCAATTGGCCGAAGAGACCCTGGCCAGCTACCGGGAGACTCTGGCGCTGACCCAGCGGCGCTATGACGCCGGAGTCGCTTCCGAGCTCGACCTGCGCCAGGCCCAGACCAGCGTTGAGGCGGCGCGGGTGGATAGGGCCCGTTACGACAGCCTCGTGGCCGAGGGGGAGAACGCCCTGCGCCAGCTGGTGGGACAGGAATTTCCGCCTGACCTGCTGCCCGCGGCGCCGGTGACGGAACTGGCGGCCGTGACGGAGATCCCCGCCGGTGTCCCTTCGGAGGTGCTGCAGCAGCGCCCGGATATCCTGGCAGCCGAATACCAGCTCAAAGCCGCTTACGCCAATATCGGTGCGGCCCGGGCCGCCTTCTTCCCGCGCATCGCCTTGACGGCCTCGGCCGGCTTTGGCAGCTCGGAGCTCTCTACCCTCTTCGACGACGCCTCCCGGGCCTGGGCCTTCTCGCCCCGGCTGGATCTGCCCATCTTCACGGCGGGCAGCCTGCGGGCGCGCCTGCAGGTCTCCAAGGTCGACCGGGAGATCTCCCTGGCCCGCTACGAGGGGGCCATCCAGGGGGCTTTCCGCGAGGTGGCCGACGCCCTCGTCCGGCAGGAAACGATCGTCGATCAACTGCAGGCCCAGCAGGCCCTGGTCGAGGCGACGGCGGCCACTTACAACCTTTCCGAGCTGCGTTATACGCGGGGCGTGGACAGTTTCCTCAGCCTGCTCGACTCCCAGCGCTCCTTGTACGGCGCCCGCCAGGGCCTGGTTGCCGTTCGGCTGGCGCGCCTGGAGAACTTGGTCTCCCTTTACAAAGTGCTGGGCGGCGGGGCGTTTTAG
- a CDS encoding efflux RND transporter periplasmic adaptor subunit, whose translation MRTSFRRTIITLTGLLIAGLLLAGCEKNGPAGPQGARPAPEVSVLTVKEETVTLTTELPGRTAPRLIAEVRPQVGGIIQKRLFTEGSEVKAGQVLYQIDPAVHQAEYNSAQASLAQAEANFEALQLREERYRELVDMKAVSQQDYDDTRSAMKSAQAEIEAARAAVERARINLNYTQIKAPIAGRIGRSSVTTGALVTASQAAPLATIRQLDPMYVDVTQSAAELLSLKRQIAGGLVQEGDPRQAEVKLMLEDGTPYPLAGTLKFSEVTVEESTGSVTLRTLFPNPEQTLLPGLFVRAIVLEGVKEQAIMVPQRAVTRNPAGNAMVFVVTAEDKVAPRIIEVNRTMGDQWLVEKGLQAGDRVIMEGIQKARPGTSVKTVPYVTPDAAPQNTVPGN comes from the coding sequence ATGCGAACCAGTTTCAGAAGAACGATCATAACATTGACAGGGCTCCTCATTGCCGGGCTGCTGCTGGCCGGGTGCGAAAAAAATGGGCCGGCCGGGCCCCAGGGTGCCAGACCGGCCCCGGAGGTGTCGGTACTGACGGTGAAAGAAGAGACCGTAACCTTGACTACGGAACTGCCGGGCCGCACAGCTCCCCGTCTCATTGCTGAGGTGCGCCCCCAGGTGGGTGGCATCATCCAGAAACGGCTCTTCACCGAAGGCTCCGAGGTGAAGGCGGGGCAGGTGTTGTACCAGATCGATCCGGCTGTCCACCAGGCGGAATACAACAGCGCCCAAGCATCCCTTGCCCAGGCCGAAGCCAATTTCGAGGCCTTGCAGCTGCGGGAAGAGCGGTATCGGGAGCTGGTCGACATGAAGGCGGTCAGCCAGCAGGACTACGATGATACACGTTCGGCGATGAAAAGCGCCCAGGCTGAGATTGAAGCGGCCAGGGCCGCGGTGGAGCGAGCCCGCATCAACCTGAACTACACACAGATAAAGGCGCCGATTGCGGGCCGAATCGGCCGCTCTTCCGTCACCACCGGCGCTTTGGTCACCGCCAGTCAGGCCGCGCCTCTGGCCACCATCCGGCAGCTTGACCCCATGTATGTCGATGTGACCCAATCGGCGGCCGAGCTGCTGAGTCTCAAACGTCAGATTGCCGGTGGACTGGTCCAGGAAGGTGATCCCCGCCAGGCCGAAGTGAAGCTGATGCTGGAGGATGGCACCCCCTACCCGCTGGCTGGAACCCTGAAGTTCTCCGAGGTAACCGTAGAGGAAAGCACGGGTTCGGTGACGTTACGCACCCTCTTTCCCAACCCCGAGCAGACTCTGCTGCCCGGTCTTTTTGTCCGGGCCATCGTTCTTGAGGGGGTAAAAGAACAGGCCATAATGGTGCCGCAGCGGGCGGTGACCCGCAACCCCGCTGGTAACGCCATGGTTTTTGTGGTTACAGCGGAAGACAAAGTTGCTCCTCGGATCATCGAAGTGAATCGCACCATGGGCGATCAATGGCTGGTGGAAAAGGGCCTGCAGGCAGGCGATCGTGTGATTATGGAAGGTATTCAGAAGGCGAGACCGGGAACGTCCGTCAAAACGGTTCCCTATGTCACCCCTGATGCAGCCCCTCAAAACACGGTCCCCGGCAACTAA